A single genomic interval of Calypte anna isolate BGI_N300 chromosome 3, bCalAnn1_v1.p, whole genome shotgun sequence harbors:
- the TRMT61B gene encoding tRNA (adenine(58)-N(1))-methyltransferase, mitochondrial isoform X1 yields MPGWGGLRRALSSVLSSGNGAASGGRPRRRVWETSLSPLERVRRLLPPEEGAELERCVAAPPAAPEEAGAAEPRALPEAAGARPGSFRPGELALAEMRRKNNRTLKLLCRLAEGSVLASPGGVLPHRDIIGQLPGQMLCTSAGARLLLRRPSLEEYVLLMPRGPAIAYPKDISAMLMMMDVHPGDTVLETGSGSGAMSLFLSRAVGPKGRVLSYEIRDDHHSLAKKNYRHWRAAWKIGRMEEWPDNVDFILKDISTAAADMESLTLDAVVLDMLNPQSALPVVYQSLKQGGVCAVYLANITQVIHLLDRIRTCKLPFSCERIMEVTHRNWLVLPAKIKNFKSNQMLETEENIEEAPHKENEERYNQDEVVLKESEYNESLSNCAEVCSSVPYVAKPSYWQEGHSAFLTKLRKFGPLLS; encoded by the exons ATGCCGGGCTGGGGCGGTTTGCGGCGGGCCCTCTCCTCGGTCCTCTCCTCCGGTAATGGGGCGGCCTCCGGCGGGAGGCCTCGGAGGCGGGTGTGGGAGACGTCGCTGTCGCCGCTGGAGCGGGTGAGGCGGCTGCTGCCGCCGGAGGAAGGGGCGGAACTGGAGCGCTGCGTGGCGGCCCCTCCAGCTGCCCCTGAGGAGGCGGGAGCGGCCGAGCCTCGGGCGCTTCCCGAGGCGGCGGGAGCGCGGCCCGGTTCTTTCCGCCCCGGGGAGCTGGCACTGGCGGAGATGCGGAGGAAGAACAACAGAACTCTGAAGCTGTTATGTCGTCTGGCAGAGGGGTCGGTGTTGGCCAGCCCTGGCGGCGTCCTGCCTCACCGCGACATCATCGGGCAGCTGCCCGGGCAGATGCTGTGCACGTCGGCCGGGGCGCGGCTGCTGCTGAGGCGGCCTTCGCTTGAGGAGTACGTCCTGCTGATGCCGCGGGGGCCCGCCATCGCCTACCCCAAG GATATCAGCGCTATGTTAATGATGATGGATGTCCACCCAGGAGACACAGTTTTGGAAACTGGCAGCGGGTCCGGCGCTATGAGCTTGTTTTTGTCAAGAGCAG TTGGGCCCAAAGGACGTGTTCTAAGTTACGAAATCAGAGATGATCATCATAGTTTAGCTAAGAAGAATTACAGGCACTGGCGTGCTGCATGGAAAATAGGACGTATGGAAGAGTGGCCAGATAATGTGGATTTCATTCTTAAAGACATTtcaacagctgctgcagatATGGAATCTTTAACACTGGACGCA GTAGTTCTGGATATGCTTAACCCTCAGTCTGCTCTACCTGTCGTATACCAAAGTCTGAAACAGGGCGGTGTGTGTGCAGTGTATTTAGCAAA CATCACACAGGTTATTCACCTTTTAGACAGAATACGGACCTGCAAGCTCCCTTTTTCGTGTGAAAGGATCATGGAGGTAACACACAGAAATTGGTTGGTACTCCCTGCTAAAATCAAGAATTTCAAATCGAACCAAATGttggaaactgaagaaaatattgaagaaGCACCCcacaaggaaaatgaagaaaggtACAATCAGGATGAAGTAGTTCTTAAGGAAAGTGAATACAATG AATCACTTTCTAACTGTGCTGAAGTCTGCAGCTCAGTGCCTTACGTTGCTAAACCATCTTATTGGCAGGAAGGTCATTCAG catTCCTTACCAAGCTGAGAAAGTTTGGACCACTTCTTTCTTGA
- the TRMT61B gene encoding tRNA (adenine(58)-N(1))-methyltransferase, mitochondrial isoform X2: MPGWGGLRRALSSVLSSGNGAASGGRPRRRVWETSLSPLERVRRLLPPEEGAELERCVAAPPAAPEAAGARPGSFRPGELALAEMRRKNNRTLKLLCRLAEGSVLASPGGVLPHRDIIGQLPGQMLCTSAGARLLLRRPSLEEYVLLMPRGPAIAYPKDISAMLMMMDVHPGDTVLETGSGSGAMSLFLSRAVGPKGRVLSYEIRDDHHSLAKKNYRHWRAAWKIGRMEEWPDNVDFILKDISTAAADMESLTLDAVVLDMLNPQSALPVVYQSLKQGGVCAVYLANITQVIHLLDRIRTCKLPFSCERIMEVTHRNWLVLPAKIKNFKSNQMLETEENIEEAPHKENEERYNQDEVVLKESEYNESLSNCAEVCSSVPYVAKPSYWQEGHSAFLTKLRKFGPLLS; the protein is encoded by the exons ATGCCGGGCTGGGGCGGTTTGCGGCGGGCCCTCTCCTCGGTCCTCTCCTCCGGTAATGGGGCGGCCTCCGGCGGGAGGCCTCGGAGGCGGGTGTGGGAGACGTCGCTGTCGCCGCTGGAGCGGGTGAGGCGGCTGCTGCCGCCGGAGGAAGGGGCGGAACTGGAGCGCTGCGTGGCGGCCCCTCCAGCTGCCCCTGAG GCGGCGGGAGCGCGGCCCGGTTCTTTCCGCCCCGGGGAGCTGGCACTGGCGGAGATGCGGAGGAAGAACAACAGAACTCTGAAGCTGTTATGTCGTCTGGCAGAGGGGTCGGTGTTGGCCAGCCCTGGCGGCGTCCTGCCTCACCGCGACATCATCGGGCAGCTGCCCGGGCAGATGCTGTGCACGTCGGCCGGGGCGCGGCTGCTGCTGAGGCGGCCTTCGCTTGAGGAGTACGTCCTGCTGATGCCGCGGGGGCCCGCCATCGCCTACCCCAAG GATATCAGCGCTATGTTAATGATGATGGATGTCCACCCAGGAGACACAGTTTTGGAAACTGGCAGCGGGTCCGGCGCTATGAGCTTGTTTTTGTCAAGAGCAG TTGGGCCCAAAGGACGTGTTCTAAGTTACGAAATCAGAGATGATCATCATAGTTTAGCTAAGAAGAATTACAGGCACTGGCGTGCTGCATGGAAAATAGGACGTATGGAAGAGTGGCCAGATAATGTGGATTTCATTCTTAAAGACATTtcaacagctgctgcagatATGGAATCTTTAACACTGGACGCA GTAGTTCTGGATATGCTTAACCCTCAGTCTGCTCTACCTGTCGTATACCAAAGTCTGAAACAGGGCGGTGTGTGTGCAGTGTATTTAGCAAA CATCACACAGGTTATTCACCTTTTAGACAGAATACGGACCTGCAAGCTCCCTTTTTCGTGTGAAAGGATCATGGAGGTAACACACAGAAATTGGTTGGTACTCCCTGCTAAAATCAAGAATTTCAAATCGAACCAAATGttggaaactgaagaaaatattgaagaaGCACCCcacaaggaaaatgaagaaaggtACAATCAGGATGAAGTAGTTCTTAAGGAAAGTGAATACAATG AATCACTTTCTAACTGTGCTGAAGTCTGCAGCTCAGTGCCTTACGTTGCTAAACCATCTTATTGGCAGGAAGGTCATTCAG catTCCTTACCAAGCTGAGAAAGTTTGGACCACTTCTTTCTTGA
- the SPDYA gene encoding speedy protein A, translating into MRHNLVCQTSPTISLRLKLSASRSHQQKNLNRVKRSTSKGNEEVGEKKVPTQKYKCPKGPCLVIQRQEMTAFFKLFDDDLIQDFLWMDSCCKIADKYLLAMTFVYFKRANFTINEYTRSNFFVALYLANTVEEDYEESKYDIFPWALGKTWRKRFPDFLTLRDQLWSRIDYRAIVSRRCCEEVMAIAPTHYVWQRERSVHHSGAVRNYSHEVQLPQGPRATPTACLLCGKKGRFVQLGLSSSSSSSTSTLEMELQSGQNLKDTFPTEEMLIDSPFYRVQDCQSLSSQRRRGSTFSQDKSMDWFTSNEE; encoded by the exons ATGAGACACAATCTGGTGTGTCAGACATCTCCCACCATCTCTCTTCGTTTAAAATTGAGTGCGTCTCGATCACAtcagcaaaaaaaccttaacAGAGTAAAGCGGTCTACTTCTAAAGGCAATGAAGAAGTTGGTGAAAAAAAGGTTCCTACTCAGAAGTATAAATGTCCAAAGGGACCATGTCTAGTTATTCAGCGTCAGGAAATGACagctttctttaaattatttg ATGATGATCTAATACAAGACTTTCTTTGGATGGACTCTTGTTGTAAAATTGCAGATAAG tatcTCTTGGCAATGACTTTCGTTTATTTCAAGAGGGCTAACTTCACAATAAATGAATATACCAGATCCAATTTCTTTGTTGCTCT GTATCTGGCAAATACAGTTGAAGAAGATTATGAAGAATCAAAGTATGACATTTTCCCATGGGCTTTGGGAAAAACCTGGAGAAAGCGCTTCCCTGATTTCTTAACTTTAAGAGATCAACTGTGGAGTAGAATTGACTACAGGGCTATTGTAAGCAGACGCTGCTGTGAAGAG GTGATGGCTATTGCTCCAACACATTACGTATGGCAGCGAGAACGTTCAGTTCACCATAGTGGAGCTGTGAGAAACTACAGTCATGAAGTACAGCTGCCCCAAGGACCTCGTGCTACTCCGACAGCCTGCCTGCTTTGTGGCAAGAAGGGAAGATTTGTACAGCTAGGATTatcatcatcttcctcctcatctACTAGCACTCTGGAGATGGAATTACAGTCAGGCCAGAATTTGAAGGACACCTTTCCAACTGAAGAAATGCTCATTGACTCTCCTTTCTATCGTGTCCAAG ACTGTCAGAGCCTGTCCAGCCAAAGGAGACGAGGTAGCACCTTTAGCCAAGACAAATCCATGGACTGGTTTACAAGTAATGAAGAATGA